One Streptomyces mobaraensis NBRC 13819 = DSM 40847 DNA segment encodes these proteins:
- a CDS encoding metallophosphoesterase has product MRARYAVPLGITAVGAAGIAYAAGFEVRSFRLRRVTVPVLPPGMRPLRVLQVSDIHMVSGQRKKQRWLQSLAGLRPDFVINTGDNLSDPEGVPETLDALGPLMEFPGAYVFGSNDYYGPKLRNPARYLFERASGRHGLNGNAPAVGVIHNPWEGLRDAFDKAGWVNLTNTRGHLKIGSNEIALTGLDDPHIKRDRYDAVQGGPVEDADFSLAVVHAPYLRVLDAFTADGYPLILAGHTHGGQLCIPFYGALVTNCDIDTDRVKGLSTHRAGGHRSYLHVSAGCGTNRYTPVRFACPPEATLLALTPRDA; this is encoded by the coding sequence ATGCGCGCGCGATACGCAGTACCCCTGGGAATCACAGCAGTCGGCGCGGCGGGCATCGCCTACGCCGCCGGCTTCGAAGTCCGCTCCTTCCGGCTCCGGCGGGTGACCGTTCCCGTCCTGCCGCCCGGAATGCGGCCGCTGCGGGTGCTGCAGGTCTCGGACATCCACATGGTGAGCGGGCAGCGCAAGAAGCAGCGCTGGCTGCAGTCCCTCGCCGGCCTGCGCCCCGACTTCGTGATCAACACCGGTGACAACCTCTCCGACCCGGAGGGCGTCCCCGAGACCCTGGACGCGCTGGGTCCGCTCATGGAGTTCCCCGGCGCCTACGTCTTCGGCTCGAACGACTACTACGGGCCCAAGCTGCGGAACCCGGCCCGCTACCTCTTCGAGCGGGCCAGCGGACGGCACGGGCTCAACGGCAACGCGCCGGCCGTCGGCGTGATCCACAACCCCTGGGAGGGGCTGCGGGACGCCTTCGACAAGGCCGGCTGGGTCAACCTCACCAACACCAGAGGCCACCTCAAGATCGGCAGTAACGAGATCGCCCTCACCGGGCTCGACGACCCGCACATCAAGCGGGACCGGTACGACGCCGTCCAGGGCGGCCCGGTCGAGGACGCCGACTTCTCCCTCGCCGTCGTCCACGCCCCCTACCTGCGGGTCCTCGACGCCTTCACGGCCGACGGCTATCCCCTGATCCTCGCCGGCCACACCCATGGCGGGCAGCTCTGCATCCCCTTCTACGGGGCACTGGTCACCAACTGCGACATCGACACCGACCGGGTCAAGGGCCTCTCCACCCACCGCGCCGGCGGCCACCGCTCGTACCTCCACGTCTCGGCCGGCTGCGGCACCAACCGCTACACCCCCGTCCGCTTCGCCTGCCCCCCCGAGGCCACCCTCCTCGCCCTCACCCCGCGCGACGCCTGA
- a CDS encoding GatB/YqeY domain-containing protein, with protein sequence MTTLKAKLQDDLTAAIKARDELRSATLRLTLSAIGYEETAGKQARELSDDEVLKVITREAKKRREAADAFAKGGRADSAERERAEGEVLAGYLPQQLSDEELTVLVAEAVAEAKSGGVEGPKAMGAVMKIVKPKVGNRAEGGRVSAEVKRQLS encoded by the coding sequence ATGACCACGCTCAAGGCAAAGCTCCAGGACGACCTCACGGCCGCCATCAAGGCGCGCGACGAGCTGCGCTCCGCCACCCTCCGTCTCACCCTCTCCGCGATCGGTTACGAGGAGACCGCGGGCAAGCAGGCCCGTGAGCTCTCCGACGACGAGGTCCTGAAGGTGATCACGCGCGAGGCGAAGAAGCGCCGGGAGGCCGCGGACGCGTTCGCGAAGGGCGGTCGGGCCGACTCCGCCGAGCGGGAGCGGGCGGAGGGCGAGGTCCTCGCCGGATATCTGCCGCAGCAGCTGTCGGACGAGGAGCTCACCGTGCTCGTCGCCGAGGCCGTGGCGGAGGCGAAGAGCGGCGGGGTCGAGGGGCCGAAGGCCATGGGCGCCGTCATGAAGATCGTCAAGCCCAAGGTCGGCAACCGCGCCGAGGGCGGCCGGGTCTCCGCCGAGGTCAAGCGGCAGCTCTCCTAG
- a CDS encoding transglycosylase domain-containing protein produces MAMKRSGGGASSGAQQAAKFLGVSVLSGVLLAGLALPAVGAFGLAAKGTVEGFDELPANLKTPPLSQRTIILDSEGGEIAKVYSRDRTVVPLSRISPYMQKAIVAIEDARFYEHGAVDLKGVLRALNRNAQSGGVSEGASTLTQQYVKNVFIEEAGDDPEKVAVATQQTIGRKVKELKYAIQVEKELGKQRILANYLNITFFGQQAYGVEAASQRYFSKHAKDLSLGESALLAGIVQSPSRFDPVNAPKEATKRRNLVLQRMADLKNITPAQLAAEKAKPIKLNVSRPKSGCITAVNGAGFFCDYVRQTFLQDPAFGKTKEARAKRWNEGGMTIRTTLDPQTQKSVQKSITDHVYQGDQVATAISIVEPGSGKVLGMGQSKPYGFGKNQTQINLSANHDMGGSTYGFQPGSTFKPIIAAAALEEGKSANQVYPSPYSMSYPSEIEGCKSTWKNGGDTVSNENRSEVGPYGMAEATAKSVNTYFIQLLEDVGLCPAVKMADKLGLTLTPKNQVPSMAIGGSQGMAPLNMAAAYAAFANRGTYCTPVVITSALGPNGKPLNIPKSQCSRAMSEQTAETINTLLKGVVEDGTGKEAGLSGRDSAGKTGTTDGRKAAWFVGYTPNMAGAVWVGGAGDEVQMEDITIGGVYHAQVYGGDTPGPIWRDAMSGALESRSAPTFDTVPGIDTGDSDKDKGDKKGKGKKGGGSGRQGNKPAKNGKPGKPGGNDKPGRDH; encoded by the coding sequence ATGGCTATGAAGCGCTCGGGCGGGGGGGCCTCTTCAGGGGCCCAGCAGGCCGCCAAGTTCCTCGGCGTCAGCGTCCTCTCCGGAGTTCTGCTGGCCGGTCTGGCCCTGCCGGCCGTCGGCGCGTTCGGCCTGGCGGCCAAGGGGACGGTGGAGGGGTTCGACGAACTCCCCGCCAACCTCAAGACTCCCCCGCTCAGCCAGCGCACGATCATCCTCGACTCCGAAGGCGGGGAGATAGCCAAGGTCTACTCCCGCGACCGCACGGTCGTCCCGCTGAGCCGGATCTCGCCGTACATGCAGAAGGCGATCGTCGCCATCGAGGACGCGCGCTTCTACGAGCACGGCGCGGTCGACCTCAAGGGCGTGCTCCGCGCCCTCAACCGCAACGCCCAGAGCGGCGGTGTCTCCGAGGGCGCGTCCACCCTCACCCAGCAGTACGTCAAGAACGTCTTCATCGAGGAGGCCGGCGACGACCCGGAGAAGGTCGCCGTCGCCACGCAGCAGACCATCGGCCGCAAGGTCAAGGAGCTGAAGTACGCCATCCAGGTGGAGAAGGAGCTGGGGAAGCAGCGCATCCTCGCCAACTACCTGAACATCACCTTCTTCGGGCAGCAGGCGTACGGCGTCGAGGCCGCCTCACAGCGCTACTTCAGCAAGCACGCCAAGGACCTCAGCCTGGGCGAGTCCGCGCTGCTGGCCGGCATCGTCCAGTCGCCCAGCCGCTTCGACCCGGTCAACGCGCCCAAGGAGGCCACCAAGCGGCGGAACCTGGTCCTCCAGCGGATGGCGGACCTGAAGAACATCACCCCCGCGCAGCTGGCCGCCGAGAAGGCGAAGCCGATCAAGCTCAATGTGAGCCGCCCCAAGAGCGGCTGCATCACCGCCGTCAACGGCGCCGGCTTCTTCTGCGACTACGTCCGCCAGACCTTCCTCCAGGACCCCGCCTTCGGCAAGACGAAGGAGGCCCGCGCCAAGCGGTGGAACGAGGGCGGCATGACGATCCGCACCACCCTCGATCCGCAGACGCAGAAGTCGGTGCAGAAGTCGATCACCGACCACGTCTACCAGGGCGACCAGGTGGCCACCGCGATCTCCATCGTGGAGCCGGGGTCGGGCAAGGTGCTGGGCATGGGCCAGTCGAAGCCGTACGGCTTCGGCAAGAACCAGACCCAGATCAACCTGTCGGCCAACCACGACATGGGCGGCTCGACCTACGGCTTCCAGCCCGGTTCCACCTTCAAGCCGATCATCGCGGCGGCGGCGCTGGAGGAGGGCAAGTCGGCGAACCAGGTGTACCCCTCGCCGTACAGCATGTCGTACCCCTCCGAGATCGAGGGCTGCAAGAGCACCTGGAAGAACGGCGGGGACACGGTCAGCAACGAGAACCGGAGCGAGGTCGGCCCGTACGGGATGGCGGAGGCGACCGCGAAGTCGGTCAACACCTACTTCATCCAGCTGCTGGAGGACGTCGGGCTCTGCCCGGCGGTGAAGATGGCGGACAAGCTGGGCCTCACGCTCACCCCGAAGAACCAGGTCCCCTCCATGGCCATCGGCGGTTCCCAGGGCATGGCCCCGCTGAACATGGCCGCCGCCTACGCGGCGTTCGCCAACCGCGGCACGTACTGCACCCCCGTCGTCATCACCTCCGCGCTGGGCCCGAACGGCAAGCCGCTGAACATCCCCAAGTCGCAGTGCTCGCGCGCGATGTCGGAGCAGACGGCCGAGACGATCAACACCCTGCTCAAGGGCGTCGTCGAGGACGGCACGGGCAAGGAGGCGGGCCTCAGCGGCCGCGACAGCGCGGGCAAGACGGGTACGACGGACGGCCGGAAGGCGGCCTGGTTCGTCGGCTACACCCCGAACATGGCCGGTGCCGTCTGGGTCGGCGGCGCGGGCGACGAGGTGCAGATGGAGGACATCACCATCGGCGGCGTCTACCACGCCCAGGTCTACGGCGGTGACACCCCCGGCCCCATCTGGCGCGACGCCATGAGCGGCGCCCTGGAGAGCAGGTCCGCCCCCACCTTCGACACGGTGCCCGGCATCGACACCGGGGACTCCGACAAGGACAAGGGGGACAAGAAGGGGAAGGGCAAGAAGGGCGGCGGCTCGGGCCGGCAAGGCAACAAGCCCGCGAAGAACGGGAAGCCCGGGAAGCCTGGCGGGAACGACAAGCCAGGCCGGGATCACTGA
- a CDS encoding WhiB family transcriptional regulator produces the protein MGWVTDWSAQAACRTTDPDELFVQGAAQNRAKAVCTGCPVRTECLADALDNRVEFGVWGGMTERERRALLRRRPTVTSWRRLLETARTEYERGAGLLPLGEEEYDAYAAAG, from the coding sequence ATGGGCTGGGTAACCGACTGGAGTGCGCAGGCCGCCTGCCGCACTACCGATCCGGATGAACTGTTCGTTCAGGGCGCAGCGCAGAACAGGGCCAAGGCGGTCTGCACCGGGTGTCCGGTCCGCACCGAGTGCCTGGCCGACGCGCTCGACAACCGCGTCGAGTTCGGCGTCTGGGGCGGGATGACCGAGCGCGAGCGGCGGGCACTGCTCCGCCGCAGGCCGACGGTCACGTCCTGGCGCAGGCTGCTGGAGACCGCCCGTACCGAGTACGAGCGCGGCGCCGGCCTCCTGCCGCTGGGCGAGGAGGAGTACGACGCGTACGCGGCGGCCGGGTAG
- a CDS encoding ArsA family ATPase — MSLDRTTALDIDPILDDRRTRIVVCCGSGGVGKTTTAAALGLRAAERGRRVVVLTIDPARRLAQSMGIEELDNVPRRVPGVDAAAGGELHAMMLDMKRTFDEIVEAHADKERARAILENPFYQSLSAGFAGTQEYMAMEKLGQLRSRDEWDLIVVDTPPSRSALDFLDAPSRLGSFLDGKLIKLLMAPAKIGGRAGMKFLGVGMSVMSGPLNKLMGAQLLRDVQTFVAAMDTMFGGFRTRADATYRLLQAPGTAFLVVAAPERDALREAAYFVQRLAAERMPLAGLVLNRVHGSGAARLSAERALAAAEALADETGGPDEPVRSPAHAGGTTTADYAENLAGSGIVDRGSGQAGTRTADDPGTVTPLDTSSPESGFPQPVSPGVPTMSADSAAPSGTAAPAAPAPSGSASVSSSSSSMSSTPSATAASSTADADSVGAGRAGSDEESTVAEAPGSAGAVGSAGAVGSAGAAGTAGAGGSAGVDTTLSTEKLAAGLLRLHAERMRVLARERRTRDRFTALHPDVPVAEVPALPGDVHDLAGLRAIGDRLAGQPVAADGPDGEAADGSVPSQPGPDRAE, encoded by the coding sequence GTGAGCCTGGACAGGACGACCGCGCTCGACATCGACCCCATCCTGGACGACCGCCGCACCCGGATCGTGGTCTGCTGCGGATCCGGCGGGGTCGGCAAGACGACGACCGCCGCGGCGCTGGGCCTGCGGGCCGCGGAGCGCGGCCGGCGGGTGGTCGTGCTCACCATCGACCCGGCGCGGCGGCTCGCGCAGTCGATGGGGATCGAGGAGCTGGACAACGTGCCGCGCCGGGTGCCCGGCGTCGACGCGGCCGCCGGCGGTGAACTGCACGCCATGATGCTCGACATGAAGCGGACCTTCGACGAGATCGTCGAGGCGCACGCCGACAAGGAGCGCGCCCGGGCGATCCTGGAGAACCCCTTCTACCAGTCGCTGTCGGCCGGCTTCGCCGGGACGCAGGAGTACATGGCCATGGAGAAGCTCGGCCAGCTCCGCTCCCGCGACGAGTGGGACCTGATCGTCGTCGACACCCCGCCGAGCCGTTCGGCGCTGGACTTCCTGGACGCGCCGAGCCGGCTGGGGTCGTTCCTGGACGGCAAGCTCATCAAGCTGCTGATGGCGCCGGCGAAGATCGGCGGGCGCGCCGGGATGAAGTTCCTGGGCGTCGGGATGTCGGTGATGAGCGGGCCCCTGAACAAACTGATGGGCGCTCAACTGCTGCGTGACGTACAGACCTTCGTGGCGGCGATGGACACCATGTTCGGCGGATTCCGTACCCGCGCCGATGCCACGTACCGCCTGCTCCAGGCTCCGGGAACGGCGTTCCTCGTCGTCGCCGCCCCCGAACGGGACGCGCTGCGGGAGGCCGCCTACTTCGTCCAGCGACTGGCCGCCGAACGAATGCCGCTGGCAGGGCTGGTGCTGAACCGGGTGCACGGCAGCGGTGCCGCGCGGCTCTCCGCCGAGCGGGCGCTGGCGGCGGCCGAGGCGTTGGCCGACGAGACCGGTGGGCCGGACGAGCCCGTGCGGTCCCCGGCGCACGCGGGTGGCACCACGACGGCGGATTACGCAGAAAATCTTGCCGGTTCCGGCATTGTGGATCGTGGCAGCGGGCAAGCTGGGACACGTACCGCTGACGACCCTGGCACCGTCACTCCCCTCGACACATCCTCTCCCGAGAGCGGCTTCCCCCAGCCCGTGTCACCCGGAGTGCCCACGATGTCGGCAGACTCCGCGGCACCGTCAGGAACAGCAGCTCCGGCAGCGCCGGCACCATCGGGATCCGCATCCGTGTCATCGTCCTCGTCGTCGATGTCGTCCACGCCATCGGCGACAGCGGCGTCATCGACCGCGGACGCGGATTCCGTCGGTGCCGGGCGGGCGGGTTCCGACGAGGAGTCCACCGTCGCGGAGGCCCCGGGTTCAGCAGGAGCAGTGGGTTCAGCAGGAGCAGTGGGTTCGGCAGGAGCGGCGGGCACGGCAGGAGCGGGGGGTTCCGCGGGAGTGGACACCACGCTCTCCACCGAGAAGCTCGCCGCCGGGCTTCTGCGTCTGCACGCGGAGCGCATGCGGGTGCTCGCGCGCGAGCGGCGCACCCGGGACCGCTTCACCGCGCTGCACCCGGACGTCCCGGTGGCCGAGGTGCCGGCGCTCCCCGGTGACGTGCACGACCTGGCCGGGCTGCGGGCCATCGGCGACCGGCTGGCCGGACAGCCGGTCGCGGCCGACGGGCCGGACGGCGAGGCTGCCGATGGCTCGGTGCCGTCCCAGCCGGGGCCGGACCGGGCGGAGTAG
- a CDS encoding ArsA family ATPase — protein sequence MSRLHVVSGKGGTGKTTVAAALALALAAEGKRALLVEVEGRQGIAQLFETEALPYEERKIAVAPGGGEVYALAIDAERALLDYLHMFYKLGSAGRALKKLGAIDFATTIAPGLRDVLLTGKACEAVRRKDRAGRFVYDHVVMDAPPTGRITRFLNVNDEVAGLARIGPIHNQAQAVMRVLKSPQTAVHLVTLLEEMPVQETVDGVAELRAAGLPVGGVVINMVRPEVLDEAAVEEAANGRRDAVAAALAEALARTSSGGGSRAGATGALVGPLLDEAREHTGRLALERLGRSRLAELSLPTSELRLLGDGVDLAGLYRMARALREQDIVRRDAGERERAARRTTTSHDGTPRDVTPHDVTSHDVTSRTAEEGAQ from the coding sequence ATGAGCAGGCTCCATGTCGTCAGTGGCAAGGGCGGTACCGGCAAGACCACCGTCGCCGCCGCTCTCGCCCTCGCCCTCGCGGCCGAGGGGAAACGCGCACTGCTGGTCGAGGTCGAGGGCCGGCAGGGCATCGCCCAGCTCTTCGAGACGGAGGCACTCCCCTACGAGGAACGCAAGATCGCGGTCGCTCCCGGGGGCGGCGAGGTGTACGCGCTGGCCATCGACGCCGAGCGTGCCCTCCTCGACTACCTCCACATGTTCTACAAGCTCGGCAGCGCGGGCCGGGCCCTGAAGAAGCTCGGCGCGATCGACTTCGCGACGACCATCGCCCCGGGGCTGCGGGACGTCCTGCTGACCGGCAAGGCGTGCGAGGCCGTACGCCGGAAGGACCGCGCCGGCCGCTTCGTCTACGACCACGTCGTGATGGACGCCCCGCCGACCGGCCGCATCACCCGCTTCCTCAACGTCAACGACGAGGTGGCGGGACTGGCCCGGATCGGTCCCATCCACAACCAGGCGCAGGCCGTGATGCGCGTCCTCAAGTCGCCGCAGACGGCGGTGCACCTGGTGACGCTGCTGGAGGAGATGCCGGTCCAGGAGACGGTGGACGGCGTCGCCGAGCTGCGTGCCGCGGGGCTGCCGGTCGGGGGCGTGGTCATCAACATGGTGCGTCCGGAGGTGCTCGACGAGGCCGCCGTAGAGGAGGCCGCGAACGGTCGGCGCGACGCCGTCGCCGCGGCCCTCGCCGAGGCCCTGGCCCGGACGTCGTCCGGCGGCGGGAGCCGGGCGGGTGCGACGGGCGCCCTGGTCGGGCCGCTGCTCGACGAGGCGCGCGAGCACACCGGACGGCTGGCGCTCGAACGCCTCGGCCGCTCCCGGCTGGCGGAACTGTCGCTTCCGACCAGCGAATTGCGGCTGCTGGGGGACGGGGTGGACCTGGCCGGCCTGTACCGCATGGCCCGTGCGCTGCGGGAGCAGGACATCGTCCGGCGGGACGCCGGCGAGCGGGAGCGCGCGGCGCGGCGGACCACCACGTCGCACGACGGGACGCCGCGTGACGTCACACCGCACGACGTCACCTCCCACGACGTCACGAGCCGAACGGCCGAGGAGGGGGCCCAGTGA
- a CDS encoding DUF4177 domain-containing protein produces the protein MTKWEYATVPLLVHATKQILDTWGEDGWELVQVVPGPNNPEQLVAYLKREKA, from the coding sequence ATGACCAAGTGGGAATACGCGACCGTGCCGCTTCTGGTGCACGCGACCAAGCAGATTCTGGACACCTGGGGCGAGGACGGCTGGGAGCTCGTCCAGGTCGTTCCCGGGCCGAACAACCCCGAGCAGCTCGTGGCCTACCTGAAGCGGGAAAAGGCGTGA
- a CDS encoding RidA family protein, translated as MSAVEGKLAELGLTLPDVVPPLAAYQPAVRSGAYVFTAGQLPMVKGSIPVTGKVGAEVSPEQAKELAGVCALNALAAVKSVVGDLDRIVRVVKVVGFVASAPDFTGQPGVLNGASELLGEVLGDKGVHARSAVGVAVLPLDAPVEVELQVEVAD; from the coding sequence GTGAGTGCCGTCGAGGGCAAGCTCGCGGAGCTCGGGCTGACCCTGCCGGACGTCGTCCCTCCGCTGGCCGCCTACCAGCCGGCCGTGCGCAGTGGCGCGTACGTCTTCACCGCGGGCCAACTGCCCATGGTGAAGGGGTCCATTCCCGTCACGGGCAAGGTCGGCGCCGAGGTCAGCCCCGAGCAGGCCAAGGAGCTGGCGGGCGTCTGCGCGCTCAACGCCCTGGCCGCCGTGAAGTCGGTCGTCGGCGATCTGGACCGGATCGTCCGGGTGGTGAAGGTGGTGGGCTTCGTCGCCTCCGCACCCGACTTCACCGGCCAGCCCGGCGTGCTGAACGGTGCCAGTGAGCTGCTGGGCGAAGTCCTCGGCGACAAGGGCGTGCACGCGCGGTCCGCGGTGGGCGTCGCGGTGCTGCCGCTCGACGCGCCGGTCGAGGTCGAGCTCCAGGTGGAGGTCGCGGACTGA
- a CDS encoding NUDIX hydrolase, with product MVTTNGRTGGGGADDRASGRENGQWYPPEWPDRIRRLAHGELEPVPPRRASTVLLLRTGADGALAVHMLRRRTSMAFAGGAYAYPGGAVDPRDERDVPWAGPSPGEWAARLGVEPEVAQAVVCAAVRETFEEAGVLLAGPDPATVVADTTGAEWEADRAALAGHELSFGDFLERRGLLLRSDLLGGWARWITPEFEPRRYDTWFFVAALPDGQRTAGVSTEADRAVWIRPAEAVAGYDRGELLMMPPTVSTLRALLPYEDVPAVLASAGERDLTPVLARARLVGEEIVLSWPGHEEFTKHLSSGPPHTPATATPGADA from the coding sequence ATGGTGACGACGAACGGCCGGACGGGCGGCGGCGGAGCGGACGACCGTGCGAGCGGTCGTGAGAACGGCCAGTGGTATCCGCCCGAGTGGCCCGACCGGATCCGGCGGCTCGCGCACGGCGAGCTCGAGCCCGTACCGCCCCGGCGCGCCTCCACCGTCCTGCTGCTGCGGACCGGCGCCGACGGCGCCCTGGCCGTGCACATGCTGCGCAGACGCACCTCCATGGCCTTCGCCGGGGGCGCGTACGCGTATCCGGGCGGCGCGGTAGATCCCCGCGACGAACGCGACGTGCCCTGGGCCGGCCCCTCGCCGGGGGAGTGGGCCGCCCGGCTCGGCGTCGAGCCGGAGGTGGCGCAGGCCGTCGTCTGCGCGGCCGTCCGCGAGACCTTCGAGGAGGCGGGCGTGCTGCTCGCCGGGCCGGACCCGGCCACGGTCGTCGCGGACACCACCGGCGCGGAGTGGGAGGCCGACCGGGCCGCGCTCGCCGGCCACGAGCTGTCGTTCGGCGACTTCCTGGAACGGCGCGGACTGCTGCTCCGCAGTGACCTGCTGGGCGGCTGGGCCCGTTGGATCACCCCGGAGTTCGAACCCCGGCGGTACGACACCTGGTTCTTCGTGGCGGCCCTGCCCGACGGCCAGCGCACCGCCGGCGTCTCCACCGAGGCCGACCGGGCCGTCTGGATCCGCCCGGCCGAGGCCGTCGCCGGATACGACCGCGGCGAGCTGCTGATGATGCCGCCCACCGTCTCGACGCTGCGCGCGCTGCTGCCGTACGAGGACGTGCCCGCGGTGTTGGCGTCGGCGGGTGAGCGGGATCTCACTCCGGTGCTCGCACGCGCCCGGCTCGTCGGGGAAGAGATCGTGCTGAGCTGGCCCGGGCACGAGGAGTTCACCAAGCACCTCTCGTCCGGTCCTCCGCACACCCCAGCGACCGCGACTCCGGGAGCCGACGCATGA
- a CDS encoding MBL fold metallo-hydrolase produces MTYAAVPAEPPGRPRAGSPAGPATPRATCVLAPNPSAMTLDGTNTWLLAEPGSAEAVVVDPGPLDESHLRAVIAAAEESGRRIVLALLTHGHLDHSGGAERFAELTGAPVRAVDPALRVGGGGLAAGDVITVGGLELRVVPAPGHTADSVCLHLPADRAVITGDTVLGRGTTVVAHPDGRLGDYLDSLRRLRSLAVEEDVRTVLPAHGPVLDDARGVLEYYLAHRAKRLAQVETAVEAGHRTPAEVVAHVYADVDRAVWPAAELSVRAQLDYLSEHGLI; encoded by the coding sequence ATGACGTACGCAGCCGTACCCGCCGAACCGCCGGGGCGCCCCCGCGCGGGCAGCCCGGCCGGTCCCGCCACTCCGCGCGCGACCTGCGTCCTCGCGCCCAATCCGTCCGCGATGACGCTCGACGGCACCAACACCTGGCTGCTGGCCGAGCCCGGGTCCGCCGAGGCGGTGGTCGTCGACCCCGGCCCGCTGGACGAGTCCCACCTGCGGGCCGTCATCGCCGCGGCCGAGGAGTCGGGCCGGCGGATCGTGCTGGCCCTGCTCACCCACGGGCACCTCGACCACTCCGGCGGCGCCGAGCGCTTCGCCGAGCTGACGGGCGCGCCGGTGCGGGCGGTGGACCCGGCCCTGCGGGTCGGCGGCGGGGGGCTCGCCGCGGGCGACGTGATCACCGTCGGGGGGCTGGAGCTGCGGGTCGTCCCCGCGCCCGGCCACACGGCGGACTCCGTCTGCCTCCACCTGCCGGCGGACCGTGCCGTGATCACCGGGGACACCGTCCTCGGCCGGGGCACCACCGTCGTCGCCCACCCCGACGGGCGGCTCGGCGACTACCTCGACTCACTGCGCCGACTGCGGTCGCTCGCCGTCGAGGAGGACGTACGGACGGTCCTGCCCGCCCACGGCCCCGTACTGGACGACGCGCGCGGGGTCCTGGAGTACTACCTGGCCCACCGGGCCAAGCGCCTCGCCCAGGTGGAGACCGCCGTCGAGGCGGGGCACCGCACTCCGGCCGAGGTGGTGGCGCACGTGTACGCGGACGTGGACCGCGCGGTGTGGCCGGCGGCGGAGCTGTCGGTCAGGGCGCAGCTGGACTACCTGAGCGAGCACGGGCTGATCTAG
- a CDS encoding Crp/Fnr family transcriptional regulator, whose translation MDDVLRRAPLFAALDDEQAAELRASMGEVTLARGDALFHEGDPGDRLYVVTEGKVKLHRTSPDGRENMLAVLGPGELIGELSLFDPGPRTATATALTEVKLLGLGHGDLQPWLNARPEVATALLRAVARRLRRTNDSMSDLVFSDVPGRVAKALLDLSRRFGVQSEEGIHVVHDLTQEELAQLVGASRETVNKALADFAGRGWLRLEARAVILLDVERLAKRSR comes from the coding sequence GTGGACGACGTTCTGCGGCGCGCCCCGCTCTTCGCGGCGCTCGATGACGAGCAGGCCGCTGAGCTGCGCGCCTCCATGGGCGAGGTCACTCTCGCGAGGGGCGACGCCCTGTTCCACGAAGGCGACCCGGGCGACCGCCTCTACGTGGTGACCGAGGGCAAGGTGAAGCTTCACCGCACCTCCCCCGACGGCCGCGAGAACATGCTCGCCGTCCTGGGACCCGGCGAGCTGATCGGCGAACTGTCCCTCTTCGACCCCGGGCCGCGCACCGCCACCGCGACCGCCCTCACCGAGGTCAAGCTCCTCGGCCTGGGCCACGGCGACCTCCAGCCGTGGCTGAACGCCCGCCCGGAGGTGGCCACCGCCCTGCTGCGCGCGGTCGCGCGCCGGCTGCGCCGCACCAACGACTCCATGTCGGACCTCGTCTTCTCGGACGTCCCCGGCCGTGTCGCCAAGGCGCTGCTCGACCTGTCGCGCCGCTTCGGCGTGCAGTCCGAGGAGGGCATCCACGTGGTGCACGACCTCACCCAGGAAGAGCTGGCCCAGCTCGTGGGCGCCTCCCGGGAGACGGTCAACAAGGCCCTCGCCGACTTCGCCGGCCGCGGCTGGCTGCGCCTGGAGGCCCGCGCCGTGATCCTGCTGGACGTCGAGCGGCTGGCCAAGCGCTCGCGCTGA